The sequence CGCACGTCGGCGCGGCGCACGTGAGGCGATCAGACGGCGCCCGCGGGTGGCGAGCGCGATCGCGGGGACGGCGACCTTCCTGGCCGCGGTGTATCTGGGGATGATCCTGTTCTCGCCGGACTCCAGTTCGGCCGGGACACCGGAATCCGGCCCGTCGGGCCCCACCCCCTCGGCCGGTGCCGACGCGCCGGGGCAGGGCGGTTCGACGGACGGCGGTTCCACCGGGAACGCCCCGGCCCCGAACGAACAGTCACAGGACCGGGCCCCGCAGGACGCCTCGGCCGGGAACGCCGGACAACAACAGGACCCCGGGCAGCAGCCGGGCACCGGGCAGCAGCAAGGCAGCGGGCAGGAAGGCGCCGGGCAGCAGGACGCCGGGCAGCAGCCGGGCACCGGGCAACAGGACCAGGACCACGGCCGGCAGCAGGGCGAGCGGGACAAGAAGCATGGAGGGGACGAGGAGGACGGGGAGGACTGAGGCTGTCCCGTCATCCCTGGTGGATCAGCGCACGGCGTCGGATGCGGTGCGTCGCACGGCGGAGGGACGTCCGCATACGGGATGTATTCGGGCGTTCCGACAACGCCGCGAGGTGCCGTAGCTGTCGTCGTGCGCCCGCCAGGGATGACGGGACAGCCCTCAGCGGCTCCGTTCCGCATCGCCCGGAGTCCTGGGCCGCCCTCCGCCGGGCTCCCGGATTCCACAGTCCGGCCTGCGGCATCGGCGCGGACGGCCGCCCGCACGGCGCGGGGACCGGGGTCAGCCGCCCCGTGCCCCCGGCCGTTCGTCACCAGCGATCGTGGATCGCGGCGCGGATGCGCCGGTCGTACAGCTCCCGCACGGCGTCCAACGTGCTCTGCGGGAGCGGCGGGAGGGCCGCGGCCGCCGCGTTGGCACGGGCCTGATCCACCGAGCGCGCCCCGGGGATCACGCTGGTGACACCGGGCTGCTGGATGATCCAGCGCAGCGCGGTCTGTGCGGGGGTGACGCCCTCGGGAGCCAGCTCGGCGAATTCGGCGGCCGCGGCGACCCCGGTGGCGAAGTCGATGCCGGAGAACGTCTCGCCCTGGTCGAACGCCTCTCCGTGACGGTTGTAGGTGCGGTGGTCGCCGGGGGCGAAGACCGTGTCCTCGGTGTACTTCCCCGAGAGGAGTCCGGAGGCGAGCGGGACGCGGGCGATGATGCCGACCCCGGCGGCCACGGCGGCCGGGAGGACCTGATCCAGTGGCTTCGGGCGGAACGGGTTCAGGATGATCTGGACGCTCGCCACCCCCGGGCGGGCGAGGGCGGCGAGCGCCTCGGCGCAGGTCTCGACGCTCACCGCGTAGGCGGCGATCCGCTCCTCGGCGACCAGAGTGTCAAGGGCGTCGTAGACCGCGTCCGAGGAGTAGACGCTGCTCGGCGGACAGTGCAGCTGGACGAGATCGAGCGTGTCGACGCCCAGGTTGGCGCGGGAGCGGTCGTTCCAGGTGCGGAAGTTGTCGAGGACGTAGTTCTCCGGCACCTGGTCGGCGCGGCGGCCCATCTTGGTGGCGACGAGGATGCCCGCGTCCGGGCGGTCCTTGAGGTACCGGCCGATGAGCTGTTCGCTGCGGCCGTCCCCGTACACGTCCGCGGTGTCGAAGAAGGTGACGCCCGACTCGACGGCCGCGTCCAGCACGCCGAATGCGTCGGGCTCCGCCACCTCTCCCCAGTCGCCGCCGAGCTGCCAGGTGCCCTGTCCGACGACCGATACGTCACGGCCGGTCCGGCCGAGTGTGCGCTGTTCCATGGGGCTCATGCTAAGCGGGTGCGCCAGGGGCGGCGGTTCCGGCGGGTGCCCGCCCGGAGGTACGTCAGCCGGTGGTGACGCGCACGTAGTCGACGACGAGCTGCTGCGGGAACGTGGTGTTCCCGTCGGGGTCGCCGGGCCAGTAGCCGCCGACCGCGAGGTTGAGGATGAGGAAGAACGGCTTGTTGAACACCCATTGCTTCCCGGCGAGGTCGGCCGGGGTGCGCCGCTGGTACACGGTGCCGTCGACGGACCAGGTGATGGAGTCGGGGGACCAGTCGACGGCGAAGGTGTGGAAGGCGTCGGCGAAGGCGGCCCCGCCCGGGAGCGTGTAGCCGGCGCCGATGCCGCCCGAGCCGGAGTAGCCGGGGCCGTGCAGGGTTCCGTGGACCGTGCCGGGTTCGAAGCCGACGTTCTCCATGACGTCGATCTCACCGCTGTTGGGCCAGCCGACGTTGCCGATGTCGTCACCGAGCATCCAGAACGCGGGCCACATGCCCTGTCCGCGCGGCACCTTCATCCGGGCCTCGACATGCCCGTACGCCGTCGTGAACCTGCCGGAGGTGTTGAGCCGGGCCGAGGTGTACTGGCAGGAGCCGTACCAGCACTGGTAGTTGGCGGGATTCTCCTTGCGGGCGGTGATGACGAGGTTGCCCTGGCCGTCGAGTGCCGCGTTGTTGTTGCCCGCGGTGTAGAACTGCCGCTCATGGTTGTTGACGTTGTCGCCGGTCTCGATCTGCCACTTGCCGCCGTTCACCGCGGACCCGGCCGGGCCGTCGAATTCGTCGGAGAAGGCGACCGCCGAAGGAGCCGCGGCCGAGTGGGGGGCGGCCGAGGCTCCGGCGGGCAGCGCGGTCACGACCGCGGAGCAGCAGAGCAGGGAGAGTGCGAGCAGGGTGGCGCGGCGGCGCTTGGAGGCGTGCCGCACAGTGTGTCGCGAGAGGTGCACAGTCATCACATCACTTCGCGTGGGGGGCATGCACATGACAGATTCACACCGAGAGGTGAACGAACAGCATGATCACCTCGGGCGAACTTTTCACTACTTGTTCTAAGGGAGTGCTCGAAGCGGCGTCAATGGCCTGGTCCAGACCGGAGAGGGAACGGACCGTGCCTCCGGCATGTGCGACTGAACCCGGAGCATCGTCGGACACGCGGGCGCACGCCCGGTCCCCCGCCCGTCGTGCGGTCCACGGCCGACGGCGTCACAGTGGAAGTACGGGGCGGGCGGAGGGAGCGCGGGCGTGGACGCTGACGACACACTTCGACCCCGCTTCGTGGTGCAGATCCACGACGCACGGCGCATGCACTTCGACTTCCGGCTGGAGGTCGACGGCGTACTGAAGTCATGGGCGGTGCCCCGAGGCCCTTCCGGGAACCCGAGCGACCGGCGGCTGGCCGTTCCGACCGAGGACCACCCGCTGGAGTACCGGGAGTTCGAGGGGGTCATTCCGCAGGGCGAGTCCGGCAGTGGCACCGTGATCGTCTGGGACCAGGGCACGTACCGTCCGCTCAGCCACGACCGGCAGGGCGCCGCCGTGCCCTTCGACGAGTCCTTGGCCCTCGGTCATGCCACGTTCTGGCTGTACGGGGCCAAACTGCACGGCGAGTTCGCCCTCACCCGGTTCCGGGTGGGCGACGAGGAGGACGGCGTCGGCCAGGAGGCATGGCTGCTGATCAAGGCCAACGACCGGCTGGCCGTACGCGACGGACCCGGATCGCCCGACCCGTACCACGCCCGTTCGGCGCGCACCGGACGCACGCTGCACCAGGTCGCGGCCGCGGCGCGGGGAGTTGACGGCTGACGGGCCGGCGGTGGACGTCGGCGTCCGTGTCTCCGCGCCGGACGCGGAGCGGCTACGTGCCGTCGGCGCCCGTGAGCCGGTCCAGGACATCCGTGTACCGGGAGCGTTTGTCGGGGCGTGCGTGGGAGGCGGCGTGCCGGAGCGCCGGGACGGCAGCGGCCCCGAAGCGGCCGACGGCCTCGTGGGCCGCGCTGCGGACCGCGGGCTGTGGATGGCCGAGGAGACCGACCAGAACGGGGATCGCCGGTTCCCAGGACGCGTGGGCGAGCGTCCGGATCGCCATGCGCACCACATCCGGCTGCGGGTCGTCCAGCAGGATCATCGTCTGCCGCGCATACGTCGAGCGGTCCAGCAGCGCGCGCGAGGTCCGATGAGCGTGCAGCCGTACACCGGTCCTCGGGTGGCGCAGCAAGACGTCGATCAGTTCGCGCACCACCTGGTCGCCGGTGTCGCCCGGCGTCGGGTGCCCGCCGTCCCGCAACCCCGGCCCCGGCTTCCGGCCGGCCCGCGACGGGGCGTTGCGACTGCTCCCCGCTGCCCGGTCGCCGTGCTCCTCGGTGAGGAGCGTGAGGCCACGGCGTATCTCCTCGGGGGTGCCGGTACGGGCCAGGGTCAGCAGCTCCGGCGGTGTGGGGCTCGGCCGGGCCCCCGGCGCCACCGCCACGACCGGTGCCGGACTGCGCAGGGCTTCGAGCGCGGCGGCGTCCGCCCGTGCGGCGCCGGGTCCGCGCAACGGCCCCTCGACCAGGAGGAGCGCGTCGGCCAGGGCGTCGCGCCCTTCGGCGCGCAGCCGTCGCCGGGCCCGGGTCAGGGCGGGAGTGCGCAGCAGTGGCCGCCCCGACAGCAATTCCAGGAGCCCCGTGGCGCCCGTGTCGATGCGCTCGCCCAGCAGCTGTGCCAGTACGTCGGCGGGGACCTCGCGCAGTACCCGCAGGGCTTCCGTACGGAGGTCGGGCGGCCCGCTCTCCCACCACCCCAGGAGCAGCGGGACGAGCGGCGGCAGGTCCCAGGGGTCCAGCCGGGCCGCCAGGCGGAGCACGCGTTCCGGCCGGACCCCGTCGCCGCGCAGCTCCGCCCCGTCGACGGCGACGAGCGCACGGGCAAGATCGATCCTGGTGCCGGGGCCGTACGCAGTGCCGGTGCCATCGCCGAGGCCGGTTCCGGTGGCCGGGTCGTCCACCCGGCCGCGCAGGAAGGCGCGGAGCACGGCCAGGGAGATGTCGGGTTCGGGCCACGCCCGCAGGGCCTGGGCGGCGGCGTTCCGCCGGTCCGCTCCGGGGGCTTCCAGCAGGGTCAGCAACCGGGCACGCAGGGCGGCGGAACGCGGCTGGTCGAGATCGTCGAGGTGTACGGACCTGACGGCCGAAGCCGGCGTACTGGTCCGTGATTCCGCCGCTTCCCGCGTCGGCACGGCCGTCTCGGAGATCGTCCAGGCCGGTGCGTCGAGTGGCTGGAGCCGCGTCATCCAGTCGACCAGCCGCTCGCGCACCCCGGGACCGGCGCCCGGGTAGGCGTCGATCAGTGCGTCGAGACGGTCCCGCGAACCCGGAGCCGGGTCATGATCGCGGCGGCGGAACTCCTCCAGGGCCCAGGGCGTGCGTACGGCGGCGTCCAGCGCGGCCCGCCACGCCGTCGACGCGGTGGAGGCGGACGCCCGCACCGGCACTCCGAAGGTCTCGCGCAGCAGAGCGGGACCGGTCAGCCAGGGATCGGCTCCGAGGCGGGCGCCGGCGAGAGCCCGGTCCAGATCGGCGCGCACCAGCACGGCACCGCATCCGCGCAGCAGGGTCAGTGCGGACGTGCTGCCTGCCGTCCCGGCCGCGGACGCGCGTACCGCCCCGGCGACCGTGAACCGCTCGACGGCGGACAGCCGGGGCGCCACGGCAATCAGGACGGCCATGAGTCCCGCGGCGTACTCCCCCGCCACCGCCGTATCCCGCTGTCCGTGCGCGACCTCGTCGTACGCGTCGGTCACCGTCCCGCCGAACCGGGCGAACGCCGCCACCTCACCGGGCGTCCACGGGGCCGGGCACAGCCGGAGCGTGCAGCGCAGGACCCGGCGCCGTACATCGGCCGAGGGGGCGCTCTCCGCCAGCCTGAGCCAGTCCTCCAGCAAGGGCCGCAGCCTCCGCAGCTCCCGCAGCCGGTCCGCGTCCGGCGCCGCGGAGTGCCCGGCGATGCGCAGGGCGACCGAGGAGTTCCATCCCCCGGTCAGCAGGGAGTCGATGGCGGGGGCCGCCGCGTCGGGCGGTTGGGCAGCGCGCGAGAGGTGCGTCGTGATGCCGTGCCTGGACAGGGGCTCCGCCAGTTCCGCGACGGACCCCGAGGCAAGACGGACGCCGCCCGACGACAGCAGGCCGAGCAACGCCGCAACGGCCGGCGACGCCTGGGCGTCGAGGGCCAGAACCGCACGTGGGGTCAGGACGTTGTCGAGACCTGCCAGCAGCAGTTCGCGGACGCGTCCGTCCTCGCTCTGTTCGGCGGCGGCGAGAACGGTCGCCGTGCAGGCGTCACCGAGGATCGCGCGCAACGCCTCGACGAGCGCGGTACGCAGCCCGGGGTTGTCGTGCCGGCCCAGCCAGTGGAGCAGCCGCGGCACCGCCGCCGGTGCGCCGGCGCGGACGAGGACCGACGCGGCGGTCTTCTTGATGTTCATGTTCGGGTGGTCGAGGCAGGCCGCGACCGACGCGGACGCCCAGCGGGCACGCGCGTGCCCGAGTGCCAGCAGCGCCTGCCGTACGGTCCTGATGTCATCGGACCGGGTCAGCACGGTCAAGGTCGCCGACAGCGCCTGGGCGTCGTCGCCCTCGGCATCCCGCGCCAGCAGGGCGATCACATGCTTGCGCACCTGCGGGTCGCGGCTGCGCAGCAAGGAGTGCACACGCGGCCGCAGGCGGACCGCGGCCGGCACCTGGAGCAGCAGCCTCAGCAGCACCGCCTGCTCACCGCCGGACAACGCGGGGCGGTCCAGCAGGTCCAGTGCCGTCGTGGCGACGAGGGCGTGGCCCGCCTCCTGCGCGTCCGCCGCGTCGAGCAGGCAGACCGGCCGGATCCGCCGCCGCCGGTGGAGTCGGCACCCCAGAGCGTGCACGGCGTCCACGACCTCCTGCGGTACCTCGGGTTCGCCGGTGGGCCCGGCCGTGTCCGGGCGGGCTTCGTCCGTGGGCCCGGCCGCGCGGGGGCGGACCGCGGCGGGGTTCGCGTCCCGGGGCAGGGCGAGGTCGCGCACGATGCGCAGAAGCAGATCGGCGATGACGGGCAGTGTTCCGGCGCCCCCGTGATCCGCGAGCCGGCACAGCGCCGCCACCGGGTCGTCGGGGTCCGGACGCGCGCTCAGGAGCGCCAGTTCGGCCTCGTCGGGGCCCCCGAGGTCGGCGGCTATGCGGGCGGGCAGGTCCGTGGGGTCGAGACGGACGAGAAGGCGATGCCGTGATTCCGGATCGTGGCTCAGATGCCACAGGAGCTCCAAGGCCCGGTCCCGGACGCCGCGGAACGGCGGCGCGATCGTGCCCGTGGCCGTGCGGGGGTACGCGCCCGTGTCCGCGCTCGGGCCCGCCTCCGTGTCCTCGCCCGCGCCCGGACCTTCGTCCGTGTCGAGGCCGAGCCCTTCGGCCAGCACCTCGGCCGTCCGGCGGCCTCCGATGGCCTCCAGGGTGGTCAGGGCCGACACGGGGGCGTGGGGAAGCAGACCGATCACCGCCTCCTCGGCGTCCGCGTGACGCAGCGTACGAAGGGCGGCGAGAAACGGCCCCGGCGTGGGAGCGGCCCGGAGCAGAGCGGTGACGGCCGCGCCGATCGGCAGTTCGCCCGTGCCCTGAGCGCCCAGCGCGACGAGCAGGTCGAGCCGGCGTGGCCAGCTCGGGTCATCGGCCGGCGCGTCGGTCAGGGCGTCGAGCATCTCCCGGCGGCAGGTGTAGAGCACGGTGGCGACATCGCGCGACGGGACCGAATGGTCGGCCAGCGCCAGCCCGACGACGGTCCGTACGTCCGGGGATACCGGGAAGTGCCCGCGCCGGTGCAGTCCGCGCAGACAGGTCAGCGCCGGCCCGCCGAACAGCAGCGGATCGCGCGCGGCGACGGCCAGGAGCCCACTGATGTCGTCGCGTTCCGCGAGATCACCGAGGAGTTCCAGCGCGTTGCGGCGAAGGGCGGGCGGAAGGTCCTGGTCCTCCGCCGTCCGCCGAAGGAGCCGGGCGTGCCCGTGGCGGGCCGCGGTGATGAGCGCGGCCGCCGCGACCGCCGGCCTCCCGGTCGCGGACTCCGCGGTGAGGCCGGGGGCCAGGAGCGCCGGATCCAGCGGCCTCACCGCGGCCCACGGTGCGGCGAGTTCGCCCAGTGCGCCGGCCGCGACATCGGCGTCGGCCGCCCCGAGCAGGGGGATCAGCCGGGCGCGCACCGTCGCCGGGGAGAGCAGTCCGGCGTGCAGCCCCTGCCGGGCCAGCCGCAGGGCCTCTGCCTGGAGCACCGGGTTCCGGGTGTCCACGAGTTCGGACACAAGGTGCGCGGGCCGGTGCGCGTTCATGATGTCGCTGCCGCGCACGGCCTGGTACAGAAGCTCCCCGGGCGTCTCGTCGCGGATGGCGGCGGGATCGGTGAGAACCTCCGCGCGCAGCCAGGCGACCTGTACCCGTACCGGCAGCCGGGCGGCCCGCCAGTCCGGCCTGCTCCCGCGCGGCAGCCGCGGCCCGAAACGTTCATGGAGTCCGGCGAGGACGAGCGATTCCTCCGGCGAACCGGCCGGAAGGCGGGGCAACAGCGCTGCCGGCTCCCCCAGTCCGGCCGGATCGCCTCCTCCGGCCGGCCCGGCGGGTCCGGCCTCTCCCGCCGTGCCGTACGGGGATCCCACCCGCTCGGCGAGGAGGGTGAGCCCCAGATACCGCACCCGTGAATCCTCGTGCCGGACGAGGCGTCCGAGGACGGCCGGCGGACAGACCCGCGCGTCGAGGTGCCGGGCGAGCCATCCGGCGTCGGCCCTGTCCAGGGCGTCCAGGATCTGTTCGTCCGCAGGTGTCGTCACGACCGGATACTAAGGGCTGCCCCGTCATCCCTGGTGGATCAGCGCACGGCGTCGGATGCGGTGCATCGCAAGGCGGAGGGACGTCCGCACACGGGATGTATTCGGGCGTTCCGGCAACGCCGCGAGGTGCCGTAGCCGTCGTCGTGCGCCCGCCAGGGATCACGGGACAGCCCTTGGTGCCGCGACCGGCAATGTCTGCGACGGGGCAAAGCTTGCCGGGAGGGGCACTAGCCAGGCAGCGCCTTCACGGCTCCACCAGCGGAATTCGCCCGGTCCGGGATCGCTTCCGGGACGACTCTGGCCGCCAGCCGCTCAC is a genomic window of Streptomyces sp. NBC_01237 containing:
- a CDS encoding aldo/keto reductase → MSPMEQRTLGRTGRDVSVVGQGTWQLGGDWGEVAEPDAFGVLDAAVESGVTFFDTADVYGDGRSEQLIGRYLKDRPDAGILVATKMGRRADQVPENYVLDNFRTWNDRSRANLGVDTLDLVQLHCPPSSVYSSDAVYDALDTLVAEERIAAYAVSVETCAEALAALARPGVASVQIILNPFRPKPLDQVLPAAVAAGVGIIARVPLASGLLSGKYTEDTVFAPGDHRTYNRHGEAFDQGETFSGIDFATGVAAAAEFAELAPEGVTPAQTALRWIIQQPGVTSVIPGARSVDQARANAAAAALPPLPQSTLDAVRELYDRRIRAAIHDRW
- a CDS encoding glycoside hydrolase family 16 protein, with amino-acid sequence MTVHLSRHTVRHASKRRRATLLALSLLCCSAVVTALPAGASAAPHSAAAPSAVAFSDEFDGPAGSAVNGGKWQIETGDNVNNHERQFYTAGNNNAALDGQGNLVITARKENPANYQCWYGSCQYTSARLNTSGRFTTAYGHVEARMKVPRGQGMWPAFWMLGDDIGNVGWPNSGEIDVMENVGFEPGTVHGTLHGPGYSGSGGIGAGYTLPGGAAFADAFHTFAVDWSPDSITWSVDGTVYQRRTPADLAGKQWVFNKPFFLILNLAVGGYWPGDPDGNTTFPQQLVVDYVRVTTG
- a CDS encoding DNA polymerase ligase N-terminal domain-containing protein; this encodes MDADDTLRPRFVVQIHDARRMHFDFRLEVDGVLKSWAVPRGPSGNPSDRRLAVPTEDHPLEYREFEGVIPQGESGSGTVIVWDQGTYRPLSHDRQGAAVPFDESLALGHATFWLYGAKLHGEFALTRFRVGDEEDGVGQEAWLLIKANDRLAVRDGPGSPDPYHARSARTGRTLHQVAAAARGVDG
- a CDS encoding HEAT repeat domain-containing protein, which encodes MTTPADEQILDALDRADAGWLARHLDARVCPPAVLGRLVRHEDSRVRYLGLTLLAERVGSPYGTAGEAGPAGPAGGGDPAGLGEPAALLPRLPAGSPEESLVLAGLHERFGPRLPRGSRPDWRAARLPVRVQVAWLRAEVLTDPAAIRDETPGELLYQAVRGSDIMNAHRPAHLVSELVDTRNPVLQAEALRLARQGLHAGLLSPATVRARLIPLLGAADADVAAGALGELAAPWAAVRPLDPALLAPGLTAESATGRPAVAAAALITAARHGHARLLRRTAEDQDLPPALRRNALELLGDLAERDDISGLLAVAARDPLLFGGPALTCLRGLHRRGHFPVSPDVRTVVGLALADHSVPSRDVATVLYTCRREMLDALTDAPADDPSWPRRLDLLVALGAQGTGELPIGAAVTALLRAAPTPGPFLAALRTLRHADAEEAVIGLLPHAPVSALTTLEAIGGRRTAEVLAEGLGLDTDEGPGAGEDTEAGPSADTGAYPRTATGTIAPPFRGVRDRALELLWHLSHDPESRHRLLVRLDPTDLPARIAADLGGPDEAELALLSARPDPDDPVAALCRLADHGGAGTLPVIADLLLRIVRDLALPRDANPAAVRPRAAGPTDEARPDTAGPTGEPEVPQEVVDAVHALGCRLHRRRRIRPVCLLDAADAQEAGHALVATTALDLLDRPALSGGEQAVLLRLLLQVPAAVRLRPRVHSLLRSRDPQVRKHVIALLARDAEGDDAQALSATLTVLTRSDDIRTVRQALLALGHARARWASASVAACLDHPNMNIKKTAASVLVRAGAPAAVPRLLHWLGRHDNPGLRTALVEALRAILGDACTATVLAAAEQSEDGRVRELLLAGLDNVLTPRAVLALDAQASPAVAALLGLLSSGGVRLASGSVAELAEPLSRHGITTHLSRAAQPPDAAAPAIDSLLTGGWNSSVALRIAGHSAAPDADRLRELRRLRPLLEDWLRLAESAPSADVRRRVLRCTLRLCPAPWTPGEVAAFARFGGTVTDAYDEVAHGQRDTAVAGEYAAGLMAVLIAVAPRLSAVERFTVAGAVRASAAGTAGSTSALTLLRGCGAVLVRADLDRALAGARLGADPWLTGPALLRETFGVPVRASASTASTAWRAALDAAVRTPWALEEFRRRDHDPAPGSRDRLDALIDAYPGAGPGVRERLVDWMTRLQPLDAPAWTISETAVPTREAAESRTSTPASAVRSVHLDDLDQPRSAALRARLLTLLEAPGADRRNAAAQALRAWPEPDISLAVLRAFLRGRVDDPATGTGLGDGTGTAYGPGTRIDLARALVAVDGAELRGDGVRPERVLRLAARLDPWDLPPLVPLLLGWWESGPPDLRTEALRVLREVPADVLAQLLGERIDTGATGLLELLSGRPLLRTPALTRARRRLRAEGRDALADALLLVEGPLRGPGAARADAAALEALRSPAPVVAVAPGARPSPTPPELLTLARTGTPEEIRRGLTLLTEEHGDRAAGSSRNAPSRAGRKPGPGLRDGGHPTPGDTGDQVVRELIDVLLRHPRTGVRLHAHRTSRALLDRSTYARQTMILLDDPQPDVVRMAIRTLAHASWEPAIPVLVGLLGHPQPAVRSAAHEAVGRFGAAAVPALRHAASHARPDKRSRYTDVLDRLTGADGT